In Dehalococcoidia bacterium, the sequence CTATACTATTTCCGCTCTGATTCCGGCAAGCACAATCTTCTGAGAAGATCGGCAAATTGTATCACTGAATGGAATAACCAATGAATCGACTTTGGTTGATCTGCGTTTTCGGCTTGATTCATGCCTTTGTTTTCATGGTGCTGTACGAGGGGGCTTTCCCCGGGCATGCCGAGCCTGATAGCAGCCCCCTTTATCTGTTCTATGCCTCAAACGTTTTCGACGGCCAACTTCCGTACCGCGATTTTAGTATCGAATACGCTCCCTTATCGCTGCCTCTTTTCCTGCTGCCGAGGCTGGTTGCAGATACCCCCTCTGAATATCACGTGGCGTTTGCAGCAGAGATGCTTCTGTTTGATCTGATCGGCCTTGTGCTGATCTCATTGCTGGCGCGACGCTTGGGCGCTGCTCCCTGGAAAGCGTTGTTGGCCTACACGATGTTTCTGCTGGCAATCGGCTCAATCATTGCCTATCAGTTTGATCTTGTGGCGGCGGTGATGGTGCTCTTCAGCCTGTATGCTTTCTCGCGCGGGTGGAACACAGCAGGCTGGATTGGTCTGGGACTGGGCACGATGACCAAGATTTACCCCATCGTCGTTGTGCCCGTTCTTCTTCTCTATCTACTCAGCCAGAGGGATTTCCGGCGTCTGGTTCAAGGCGGTCTTACTTTCGCAGGAACGATCGTCTTGATCTCAATACCGTGCCTGATTCTCAGTCCATCGGGATTCTACGATTCGTTTTCCTATCACGCAGAAAGGGGAATTCAGATTGAGAGCACCTATTCCTCGGTGTTTCTCCTGGGAGATATTTGGGGTCTGGATTCGCCGGTACGGCTGTTTGACTACGGCGCCTGGGAGATCCGTAATTCGGTTACCGATGCGCTAGTGAATCTGACTCCGGGGATCATGCTTCTGGCCATGGCGTCGGTATACCTCCTTTATGTCAGGGAACTTCGTTCAGCACGCCGCACGCACGACCCAAATACCCAAGTGGTTCTCTATGCTACTCTGGCTATCGTGGCTTTCATGCTGGCCAACAAAGTGTTTTCACCTCAATATATCATCTGGCTTTATCCTCTGATTCCGGTGATTGTTCTGAGAAGCCGGTTTCTTCTCTGGGCTGCCTTCATTAGTATCGGCGTGCTGACTCAGTATATCTATCCTGATCACTACCTGGACTTGATTGCCATCAAGACTGAGCCCGTCTATGTGCTGGCACTGCGTAATGCCCTGTTGGTAGGGTTTGCCGTTATTCTCTGGCGAGGGAGTACGAAACAGCTCGATATGCCGTCTGGTGAATCACGATCATAAGTTTACACTCCGAGCTTTACAACCGATTTCTTCAGGGATATACTGAAATCAAGAGAGGGCAGCAGCAAGGGAATGCGCAGCGGCTTTTATGCCAACCTCCCAAAGGAAAATGTGACGTGTCCAAGACAATTGCTGAGATCAATCAGAGGATTAGCAGCGGTCAGGCTGTGGTAGTGACTGCCGAAGAACTCATCGATATCGTCGAAGAGAAGGGCGTGAAAAAAGCGGCCAAAGAGATCGATGTGGTTACCACCGGCACTTTTGCTCCGATGTGCTCGTCGGGGGCTTTTTTGAACTTGGGGCATACAGCGCCACGGATGAAGATCGGTGGCGGTAAGGCATACCTGAACGATGTTCCTCTTTATACCGGACTTGCGGCCGTGGATGTCTTTCTGGGTGCAACCGCCATGCCTGATGATGATCCGCGGAATAAGATCTATCCCGGCCACTTTAACTATGGCGGCGGGCATGTAATCGAAGAGCTGGTTGCCGGGAAAGATGTGAAGTTTGCAGCCACTACTTATGGAACGGATTGTTACCCCAGAAAGAAGATCGAGACTTGGATCAATCTCAAGAGCATCAATCAGGCTACACTTTTCAACGTTCGCAATGCTTATCAGAATTACAATGTTGGGGTGAATCTCTCCGAGAAAACGATTCATACTTATATGGGGGTGCTGAAGCCGAACCTGGGTAACGCGAACTACTGCAGCGCAGGCCAATTATCCCCTCTGCTGAAGGATCCGCATTACAAGACAATTGGCGTCGGGACAAGAATATTTCTTGGGGGTGGGGTCGGTTATGTGGCATGGCATGGCACGCAACATAATCCTGGTGTGTTGCGGGGAGATAATGGCGTGCCAAGGAGGGGTTCGGGAACACTGGCGGTAATCGGCGATCTCAAGCAGATGAAAGCGGAATGGCTGAGAGGGGTGAGCCTTCTCGGCTATGGGACCAGTATGACCACAGGTATAGGGATTCCCATACCGATACTCTCAGAGGAGACGGTTCGGTATGCGGCAGTCAGGGACGGGGAAATATTTGCGCCCATTGTGGATTACTCTGAGGCTTACCCCCAGCGCAAACCGGATATTCTGGGAGAGGTGAGTTATGCTCAGCTCAAGAGCGGGAAGATCTC encodes:
- a CDS encoding homocysteine biosynthesis protein, giving the protein MSKTIAEINQRISSGQAVVVTAEELIDIVEEKGVKKAAKEIDVVTTGTFAPMCSSGAFLNLGHTAPRMKIGGGKAYLNDVPLYTGLAAVDVFLGATAMPDDDPRNKIYPGHFNYGGGHVIEELVAGKDVKFAATTYGTDCYPRKKIETWINLKSINQATLFNVRNAYQNYNVGVNLSEKTIHTYMGVLKPNLGNANYCSAGQLSPLLKDPHYKTIGVGTRIFLGGGVGYVAWHGTQHNPGVLRGDNGVPRRGSGTLAVIGDLKQMKAEWLRGVSLLGYGTSMTTGIGIPIPILSEETVRYAAVRDGEIFAPIVDYSEAYPQRKPDILGEVSYAQLKSGKISIGGKEVPTAPLSSYSKAVEIANILKEWIKKGEFLLTEPVAPLPGVEAGIESNALNERPIE
- a CDS encoding glycosyltransferase 87 family protein, which produces MNRLWLICVFGLIHAFVFMVLYEGAFPGHAEPDSSPLYLFYASNVFDGQLPYRDFSIEYAPLSLPLFLLPRLVADTPSEYHVAFAAEMLLFDLIGLVLISLLARRLGAAPWKALLAYTMFLLAIGSIIAYQFDLVAAVMVLFSLYAFSRGWNTAGWIGLGLGTMTKIYPIVVVPVLLLYLLSQRDFRRLVQGGLTFAGTIVLISIPCLILSPSGFYDSFSYHAERGIQIESTYSSVFLLGDIWGLDSPVRLFDYGAWEIRNSVTDALVNLTPGIMLLAMASVYLLYVRELRSARRTHDPNTQVVLYATLAIVAFMLANKVFSPQYIIWLYPLIPVIVLRSRFLLWAAFISIGVLTQYIYPDHYLDLIAIKTEPVYVLALRNALLVGFAVILWRGSTKQLDMPSGESRS